The Diadema setosum chromosome 4, eeDiaSeto1, whole genome shotgun sequence genome window below encodes:
- the LOC140227613 gene encoding FACT complex subunit SSRP1-like gives METLDFPDISQEVKGAMNGGRLRLSEQGITFKNNKTGKVDQIQSDDLEKTNWIRVARGHELKLYLKSGSIFKYDGFKESDREKVADFLQRNYNVELQDKELSLKGWNWGTARFQGPELDFYVEKKSAFQIPLGNVSHATSTKNEVILEFHQNDDAEVSLMEMRFYVPSTDTTDAASAFLDNVIAKADIIQATGDAICSLEEIPCITPRGRYEIKIFPTFLQLHGKTFDYKIPFTTVLRLFLLPHKDNRQMYFVMSLDPPIVQGQTRYHFLILSFNKEDTITLELNLTEQELEEKYEGKLTKEMTGPMFEIVSRLMKCLVARKITVPGTFKGHKGAHAINCSYKSNSGFLYPLERGFMFVHKPPMHIRFDEIQCVNFAGTGSLRYFDFEIETRTTTIFVFSSIEKDDYKPLFEFVTGKKLRVKNRGMKSDTVKYDEFGDSDDDNTHDAYLEQMKAEGREKEEGEIDENDDSDSESDEDFNPLESASDVAEEYDSNVEPSSSDSDSDYTAGSGGEDDDDYEYRKMKEENQERRARKERKERKEKEKTKSKPKKRTKTVSEKPRKKRKKEKDANRPKRAPSAYMLWLNEERESIKQQYPGISVTELTKKAGELWQKMEDKSKWSALAAERKKEYEAAMAEYREKAAEEGYEPASKSTKKSKSPDSASKSKKTSPSPKKSSAGAGSGGNYKSKEYISSESSSDDADDEEALEHPTKVQECHVIWSCDTCLIYMMPHEVSQGRDLGDCKHCRGGKQQQDKTNTLFVPTKRNTTDTSDIIFLEFSATN, from the exons ATGGAAACACTGGATTTCCCAGATATATCACAAGAAGTGAAAGGTGCTATG AATGGAGGTCGACTGAGGTTAAGTGAACAAGGCATCACCTTCAAGAACAACAAGACTGGCAAGGTAGACCAAATCCAGTCAGATGACTTGGAGAAAACCAATTGGATCCGGGTCGCCAGAGGTCATGAGCTCAAGCTGTACCTGAAATCAGGGTCTATCTTCAAATATGATGGTTTCAAGGAGTCT GATCGAGAGAAGGTGGCAGATTTTCTCCAGAGAAATTACAACGTCGAGCTGCAAGACAAGGAACTTTCCCTCAAGGGATGGAACTGGGGGACCGCCAGATTCCAGG GACCAGAGCTGGACTTCTACGTGGAGAAGAAGTCTGCCTTTCAAATTCCCCTAGGCAACGTGTCGCATGCCACAAGCACCAAGAATGAGGTCATCCTGGAATTCCACCAGAACGACGACGCAGAGGTCTCCTTGATGGAGATGAGATTCTATGTTCCCTCCACAGACACGACAGATGCAGCCAGT GCATTCCTGGACAATGTCATAGCTAAGGCAGACATCATCCAGGCCACAGGGGATGCCATCTGCTCCTTGGAAGAGATTCCCTGCATCACACCCAG AGGTCgctatgaaatcaaaatattccCGACATTCCTTCAGCTTCACGGAAAGACATTTGATTACAAGATTCCTTTCACGACGGTGCTGAGGTTATTCCTCCTGCCACACAAAGACAATCGACAGATGTACTTTGTG ATGAGCCTTGACCCGCCCATCGTCCAGGGGCAGACCCGATACCACTTCCTCATTCTCAGCTTCAACAAGGAGGACACCATCACGCTGGAGCTGAACCTCACTGA GCAAGAGCTGGAGGAGAAGTATGAGGGCAAACTAACCAAAGAAATGACTGGTCCGATGTTTGAGATAGTCAGCCGACTCATGAAGTGTCTCGTGGCGCGTAAGATCACAGTCCCTGGTACATTCAAAGG ACACAAGGGGGCTCATGCCATCAACTGCTCCTACAAGTCCAACAGTGGGTTCCTCTACCCCCTCGAGAGGGGCTTCATGTTCGTCCACAAACCGCCCATGCACATCCGCTTCGACGAGATCCAGTGCGTGAACTTCGCCGGCACGGGCAGCCTGCGGTACTTCGACTTCGAGATCGAGACGCGGACCACCACCATCTTTGTATTCAGCAGCATAGAGAA gGATGACTACAAACCTCTCTTTGAATTTGTGACAGGCAAGAAGCTAAGGGTTAAGAACAGAGGCATGAAGAGT GACACGGTGAAGTATGACGAGTTCGGTGACAGCGACGACGACAACACGCACGATGCCTACTTGGAGCAGATGAAGGCCGAGGGACGCGAGAAGGAGGAGGGCGAGATCGACGAAAACGACGACTCCGATTCGGAATCCG atgAGGATTTCAACCCCCTGGAAAGCGCCAGCGATGTCGCAGAGGA GTACGACAGCAACGTCGAGCCGAGCAGCTCCGACTCCGACTCGGACTACACGGCGGGGAGCGGCGGGGAGGACGACGACGACTACGAGTACCGGAAGATGAAGGAGGAGAACCAGGAGAGGAGGGCCAGGAAGGAGAGGAAGGAgaggaaggagaaggagaagaccAAGTCCAAGCCCAAGAAGAGGACCAAGACCGTC TCGGAGAAGCCGCGCAAGAAgcggaagaaggagaaggatgCCAACCGGCCCAAGAGGGCGCCCTCCGCCTACATGCTGTGGCTGAACGAGGAGCGCGAGTCGATCAAGCAGCAGTACCCTGGCATCAGCGTGACAGAGCTGACGAAAAAGGCCGGCGAGCTGTGGCAGAAGATGGAGGACAAGAGCAAGTGGAGCGCCCTCGCGGCCGAGCGGAAGAAGGAGTATGAGGCGGCAATGGCTGAGTACAGAGAGAAGGCTGCCGAGGAGGGTTACGAACCTGCCAG CAAAAGCACCAAGAAGTCCAAGTCCCCCGATTCAGCCAGCAAGTCGAAGAAGACTTCGCCCAGCCCCAAAAAGTCCAGTGCCGGAGCCGGCTCGGGCGGAAACTACAAGAGCAAGGAGTACATCTCATCAGAGTCGTCAAGCGACGATGCGGACGATGAAGAG